Below is a window of Frigoribacterium sp. SL97 DNA.
GCCTGGCTGCGCGCCGCACCGATCGCCTGCTGCGACAGCGCCGGCGAGTCGGTGCGCATGTAGGTGATGTGGCCGTTCTCGTAGAGCGACTGCGCGACGCTCATGGTCTGTCGGGCCGAGAAGCGCAGTTTGCGCGCTGCCTCCTGTTGGAGGGTCGACGTCGTGAAGGGAGCCGCCGGTCGGCGGGTGTAGGGCTTCGAGTCCACCGAGCCGACGACGATCTCGACGTCCGACGAACCCAGCGCCTCGGCGAGCGCCCGCGAGGCCGCCTCGTCGAGCGCGACGGCATCGTTCTTCAAGCGGCCCCGGTCGTCGAAGTCGCGCCCCGCGGCCACGCGTCCTCCGTTGACGCGGACGAGGCGTGACCCGAAGGCGACCTTCGACTCCCCCTCGGCCGCGACGGGCTCGAAGGTCGCGGTGAGGTCCCAGTAGGAGGCGGAGACGAAGGCGAGGCGTTCACGCTCGCGGTCGACGACGAGACGGGTCGCCGCCGACTGTACGCGCCCGGCCGAGAGACCGGGGCCGACCTTGCGCCACAGCACGGGCGAGACCTCGTAGCCGTAGAGGCGGTCGAGGATGCGACGGGTCTCTTGCGCATCGACCAGGGCGGTGTCGAGGTCGCGGGTGTTCTCCTGCGCCTTCTGGATGGCGTCCTTCGTGATCTCGTGGAAGACCATGCGCTTGACCGGCACCTTGGGCTTGAGCTCTTGCAGGAGGTGCCACGCGATGGCCTCGCCCTCGCGGTCCTCGTCTGTCGCGAGGTAGAGCTCGTCGGCGTTCTTCAGCGCGCGCTTGAGGTCGGAGACCGTCTTCTTCTTGGCGTCCGAGACGACGTAGTAGGGCTCGAAGCCGTTCTCGACGTCGACGGAGAACTTGCCCATCGACCCCTTCTTCAGCTCAGCCGGGAGGTTCTTGGGCTCGACGAGGTCGCGGATGTGACCGACGGAGGCCAGCACCTCGTATCCGTCGCCGAGGTACTGCCCGATCGTCTTGGCCTTGGCGGGCGACTCGACGATGACCAGTTTCTTCGTGCCTGGCACGGGACTCCTTGGGTGGTGGTGCGGCGACCCGGTCCGACGGACCGGGCGAGGGGCTGCAGGGCGAGGACGGGGTGCTCGATCGCTCCCACCGACCCCGAGGAACGTCGGGAGCCGTGCAGCCGACAGCCACACCATACACACCCGACGCCCGGGCCCCCTTCACGGGCCGCCACCCCGGGACGGGGCCGTCGCGGGCGGCGGACCGGCGGTCGCCCGGGCCCCGACGTCGAGGGGACCGAAGGTCGTCGAGACCTCCACCGTGACCTCCGCACCCGCGACGACGCAGGCCGAGAGGGAGACGCCGTTCGCCTCGGCGGTCGCGGCGGCGCGGTCGCAGGCGGCACCGACGACGGCCCCCGACAGGGCGTCGGCTGCGGCGAGCGCCGACGCGTCGGCCGCCCCGGCCGTGCGCGACCGGACCGCGAGGGCCGAGTGCGATCCGACGAGAGCGACGGCGAGGACGGTGATCGTCACGAGCCCGCCGGCCGCCAGCACGCTCGAGCTGCCGCGGTCGCTCCCGAGGAGCTGGCGGACGGTCATCCCCCGGCCCGCGGTGCGCAGCTGCGGGAGGCCAACACGACCTCGCCGACGAGACCGAGCCGTACCTGCCGGCGGAGGTCGACGCAGACGAGGTCGGCGGTGACGGACTCGGACACCGCCGCGCCCGGCGCGAGTCGGGCGAGGGTCGAGCCCACCGAACCACGGTCGCCCCGGGCGGTCTGCCGGGCGACCACGGCGGCGGCGTCGGCGAGGCGGACCGACTGCGAGGTCACGCCCAGGCTCGCCGCGACGAACGAGACGACCAGGATCAGGGCGGGCATCGTCATCGCGAACTCGACCGTCGCGCTTCCCCTCTCGTCGTCCACTCGACGGAGGAGACGGACGAGGCGCGCACGGACCCCGGTCGTCACGGCGATCACCCGACCGACAGGGCGGACCGGACCAGGTCGGAGAGGATGCTCCGGACCTCGTCCGACCTCATGATCGTGACGAGCAGGCCGGCGAAGCCCACCGCGGCCATGATCACGATGGCGTACTCGGCCGTGGCGGCACCGTCGTCGGCCCGGGCGACGCGACGCGCGACCGAGGCGAGGCGGCCGAACGGGGCGAGGCGGCCGGCCGGGGAGGCACGGCGAGCTGGGGACGGAGGGCCTGACGTGGGGACGGCGGGCGACGGGGTCTCGGCAACGGTCATGATGTTCCTCTCGTGGGTGTCGGCACCTCATCGGTGACGTTCCGAGCCTGGCGGCATTCCGCGGACGGCCTG
It encodes the following:
- a CDS encoding TadE family type IV pilus minor pilin — translated: MTTGVRARLVRLLRRVDDERGSATVEFAMTMPALILVVSFVAASLGVTSQSVRLADAAAVVARQTARGDRGSVGSTLARLAPGAAVSESVTADLVCVDLRRQVRLGLVGEVVLASRSCAPRAGG
- a CDS encoding DUF4244 domain-containing protein, which encodes MTVAETPSPAVPTSGPPSPARRASPAGRLAPFGRLASVARRVARADDGAATAEYAIVIMAAVGFAGLLVTIMRSDEVRSILSDLVRSALSVG
- a CDS encoding Rv3654c family TadE-like protein, which encodes MTVRQLLGSDRGSSSVLAAGGLVTITVLAVALVGSHSALAVRSRTAGAADASALAAADALSGAVVGAACDRAAATAEANGVSLSACVVAGAEVTVEVSTTFGPLDVGARATAGPPPATAPSRGGGP